A single genomic interval of Microbacterium hydrocarbonoxydans harbors:
- a CDS encoding flagellar biosynthesis protein FlhA — protein sequence MIGQLLSKGAVPVGVVGIILLLIVPIPTPLLDVLIVLNISFALLILLTAMFIKKPLDFSVFPSLLLVATLFRLGLNVASTRLVLSEAHAGQVIQAFGQITISGSLVIGAVIFLILTVIQFVVVTKGAERVAEVGARFTLDAMPGKQMAIDADLNAGLITDTEARRRRAEVAAEADFYGAMDGASKFVKGDAIAGIVIVVINFVGGIIIGMIQHGMEVGEALETYSILTIGDGLVTQIPALLMAVSTGMIVTRENAETEMGQAAGRQLMQSRNALVITGLAAIAMGFIPGMPLVVFLAIGAVLLFAASRVKANEDRDAALEADALQQEAVEAGAEGPEELMDRMRVHALEISLSPDIVDLASGGSGDLLTRVKSLRRKLALDIGILMPPVRTRDNIDLPAQTYAILIAGVEAGRGSVPRGHVLAIGTGLEQLPGTAVVDPVFGLEGKWVPTEMSHAADMAGATVIDRASVIITHLSDIVQGQADRLLSLEDVRQLTEHLKQSSPATVEELTPAVLSLAAIQRVLAGLLAERVPINDLARIYEALALRGKTSTETAGLIDAARAALGPAIASRFAEDGRIRVIMFDPILEQQMLEGMRVVEGLPQIVLTPEATMQLLEGVRRTVAELEQAGPEPVLVCAPSLRQAVRRMVSSQVSGLPVLSYDEAAAGGLATDVVGVVRMSQSALPSATV from the coding sequence ATGATCGGTCAGCTGCTGTCCAAGGGAGCCGTGCCCGTCGGGGTCGTGGGCATCATCCTCCTGCTCATCGTGCCCATCCCGACCCCGCTGCTGGACGTCCTCATCGTCCTCAACATCTCGTTCGCGCTGCTGATCCTCCTCACCGCGATGTTCATCAAGAAGCCGCTCGACTTCTCGGTCTTCCCGAGCCTGCTCCTGGTCGCGACCCTCTTCCGTCTCGGCCTCAACGTCGCCTCGACCCGTCTCGTGCTCAGCGAGGCTCACGCCGGCCAGGTGATCCAGGCGTTCGGACAGATCACGATCAGCGGCTCGCTCGTCATCGGCGCCGTGATCTTCCTCATCCTCACCGTCATCCAGTTCGTCGTCGTGACCAAGGGCGCGGAGCGCGTAGCCGAGGTGGGCGCCCGGTTCACCCTCGACGCGATGCCGGGCAAGCAGATGGCGATCGACGCCGACCTCAACGCCGGGCTCATCACCGACACGGAGGCGCGTCGCCGCCGTGCCGAGGTGGCGGCAGAGGCCGACTTCTACGGCGCGATGGACGGTGCGTCGAAGTTCGTCAAGGGCGATGCGATCGCCGGCATCGTCATCGTGGTGATCAACTTCGTCGGCGGCATCATCATCGGCATGATCCAGCACGGCATGGAGGTCGGTGAGGCGCTGGAGACGTACAGCATCCTGACCATCGGGGACGGCCTGGTCACCCAGATCCCCGCGCTGCTCATGGCGGTCTCCACCGGCATGATCGTCACGCGCGAGAACGCCGAGACCGAGATGGGGCAGGCGGCGGGACGCCAGCTCATGCAGTCCCGCAACGCCCTGGTGATCACCGGACTTGCGGCGATCGCCATGGGCTTCATCCCCGGGATGCCCCTCGTCGTCTTCCTCGCGATCGGCGCCGTGCTGCTGTTCGCCGCGTCTCGCGTGAAGGCCAACGAGGACCGGGATGCCGCACTCGAAGCGGATGCTCTGCAGCAGGAGGCCGTCGAGGCCGGCGCTGAGGGCCCCGAGGAGCTGATGGATCGGATGCGCGTGCACGCGCTGGAGATCTCGCTGTCGCCCGACATCGTCGACCTGGCATCCGGGGGATCGGGCGACCTGCTCACCAGGGTGAAGTCGCTTCGGCGCAAGCTCGCGCTCGACATCGGGATCCTGATGCCGCCGGTGCGCACCCGCGACAACATCGACCTGCCGGCCCAGACCTACGCGATCCTCATCGCCGGCGTCGAGGCAGGTCGCGGCTCGGTGCCGCGCGGTCACGTCCTCGCCATCGGCACCGGGCTCGAGCAGCTGCCCGGCACCGCCGTGGTGGATCCCGTGTTCGGGCTGGAGGGCAAGTGGGTGCCGACCGAGATGTCGCACGCCGCGGACATGGCGGGCGCGACGGTGATCGACCGGGCGAGCGTCATCATCACCCACCTCTCCGACATCGTGCAGGGCCAGGCAGACCGGCTGCTGTCGCTGGAGGATGTACGCCAGCTCACCGAGCATCTGAAGCAGTCGAGCCCGGCGACCGTCGAGGAGCTGACCCCGGCGGTGCTCTCCCTCGCCGCGATCCAGCGGGTCCTCGCCGGCCTCCTGGCCGAGCGGGTGCCGATCAACGACCTGGCCCGCATCTACGAGGCGCTCGCGCTGCGCGGCAAGACCTCGACGGAGACGGCCGGGCTGATCGATGCCGCCCGCGCGGCGCTGGGACCTGCGATCGCTTCGCGCTTCGCCGAAGACGGTCGCATCCGAGTGATCATGTTCGACCCGATCCTCGAGCAGCAGATGCTCGAGGGGATGCGCGTCGTCGAGGGGCTCCCGCAGATCGTGCTCACCCCCGAAGCGACGATGCAGCTGCTGGAGGGCGTGCGACGTACGGTCGCGGAGCTCGAACAGGCGGGCCCGGAGCCGGTGCTCGTGTGCGCACCGTCGCTGCGGCAGGCCGTGCGTCGGATGGTGTCGTCGCAGGTCAGCGGGCTGCCCGTACTGTCGTATGACGAGGCGGCGGCCGGGGGACTCGCGACGGACGTGGTCGGTGTGGTGCGGATGTCGCAGTCCGCGCTGCCGAGCGCGACGGTCTGA
- the csrA gene encoding carbon storage regulator CsrA: MLVLTRRANESIVIGDDITVTILAVTPSGVRVGIDAPRDKRIHRAEIVLAVTDANQEAVQTSSDESAEALLLSALGRTTPTN, translated from the coding sequence ATGCTGGTACTGACGAGACGCGCGAACGAGAGCATCGTGATCGGCGACGACATCACGGTCACCATCCTGGCGGTGACTCCCAGCGGCGTGCGCGTGGGCATCGACGCCCCTCGGGACAAGCGCATCCATCGCGCGGAGATCGTCCTCGCCGTCACGGACGCGAACCAGGAAGCGGTGCAGACGTCGTCCGACGAATCCGCGGAGGCCCTTCTGCTGAGCGCTCTCGGACGCACGACACCCACGAACTGA
- the flgN gene encoding flagellar export chaperone FlgN — protein MAAHDLSMQLMRERDLLEVLLFKLDEQQMLLATGRNRWIHHAANEVERVLAAMPTVALSRDTLVVSVADEWGVPEATTLRELIDAAPTDAWREVFSGHLEAMVVLADEIGEMKKVNEQRLRTAIRVTQETIAGLGVPTGEYDPQGDVVREADARLLDTRV, from the coding sequence GTGGCCGCTCACGACCTGAGCATGCAGCTGATGCGAGAGCGCGATCTGCTCGAAGTGCTGCTCTTCAAGCTGGACGAGCAGCAGATGCTCCTCGCGACCGGACGCAATCGCTGGATCCACCATGCGGCGAACGAGGTCGAGCGCGTGCTCGCCGCGATGCCGACGGTGGCGCTCTCGCGTGACACGCTGGTCGTCTCCGTCGCGGACGAGTGGGGCGTCCCCGAGGCGACGACCCTGCGCGAGCTCATCGATGCCGCACCGACGGACGCGTGGCGCGAGGTCTTCTCCGGCCATCTAGAGGCGATGGTCGTCCTCGCCGACGAGATCGGCGAGATGAAGAAGGTCAACGAGCAGCGCCTGCGCACGGCCATCCGCGTCACTCAGGAGACCATCGCCGGGCTCGGCGTGCCCACCGGCGAATACGACCCGCAGGGCGACGTGGTGCGCGAGGCCGACGCCCGTCTGCTCGACACGAGGGTGTGA
- the flgK gene encoding flagellar hook-associated protein FlgK: MSSFAGLRLAESALSAARAGMTVTGQNIANQTTPGYTRQRVDQASVSAPGQTGLWPSGLAVGGGVNVTGIARLGDDILDARVRDALSTSGFWAARATAAGRAEDVLAEPTKDGLAANLNLFWSGWSDLANTPNPAAAQVVLTKATVLIGQIAAGYQTIAGQWSDLRGQVDSQIDEVNAVAGQVAALNGQIRDALQSGRNANELIDQRNVLAQQLSTAVGAKGNVEADGTLTLRVDGNALVSGDTSRALVASGPRDIADAGRITVAWADRPGLAVTITGGLVGGTISTLAPAAEGGTLADVAAAYNQTATALATAVNDIHRTGVNASGTPGGDFFALDAAGPAALGLSVVPTGLGDLALAAPGAGAKDTTIADRISGLGTSATGPSKTWSSFVTGFAVAVAGDLQRADIADMGAVAAVTAQQSNSSVDGDEETINLLTYQTAYQAAARVLTAVDEALDLLINRTGLVGR; the protein is encoded by the coding sequence ATGTCGTCCTTCGCAGGCCTCCGTCTCGCCGAATCCGCGCTCTCCGCAGCGCGCGCGGGCATGACCGTCACCGGCCAGAACATCGCGAACCAGACAACCCCCGGCTACACGCGCCAGCGGGTCGATCAGGCATCCGTCTCGGCGCCCGGTCAGACGGGACTCTGGCCGTCTGGCCTGGCCGTCGGCGGCGGAGTGAATGTGACCGGCATCGCCCGTCTCGGCGATGACATCCTCGACGCGCGAGTGCGCGATGCGCTGTCCACGTCGGGCTTCTGGGCCGCTCGCGCGACCGCGGCCGGGCGAGCCGAGGACGTGCTCGCGGAGCCGACGAAGGACGGACTCGCCGCGAACCTGAACCTGTTCTGGTCGGGATGGTCCGATCTCGCGAACACGCCGAACCCCGCGGCAGCGCAGGTCGTCCTCACGAAGGCGACGGTGCTCATCGGGCAGATCGCGGCCGGGTATCAGACGATCGCAGGCCAGTGGAGCGACCTCCGTGGACAGGTCGACAGCCAGATCGATGAGGTGAACGCCGTCGCAGGCCAGGTGGCGGCGTTGAACGGCCAGATCCGGGATGCGCTGCAGTCGGGGCGCAACGCGAACGAGCTGATCGACCAGCGCAACGTGCTCGCGCAGCAGCTGTCGACGGCCGTCGGCGCGAAGGGGAACGTCGAGGCTGACGGCACTCTCACGCTGCGCGTCGACGGCAACGCCCTCGTGTCGGGCGACACGAGCAGGGCGCTCGTCGCGAGCGGTCCGCGCGACATCGCCGACGCCGGCCGCATCACCGTGGCGTGGGCCGATCGACCCGGCCTCGCCGTGACCATCACCGGCGGACTCGTCGGCGGCACGATCAGCACGCTGGCTCCGGCGGCCGAGGGCGGCACCCTGGCCGACGTCGCCGCCGCCTACAACCAGACGGCCACGGCGCTCGCGACCGCGGTGAACGACATCCACCGCACCGGCGTCAATGCCTCGGGCACCCCGGGTGGGGACTTCTTCGCGCTGGACGCTGCGGGCCCCGCCGCACTCGGGTTGAGCGTGGTCCCCACGGGCCTCGGCGATCTCGCACTCGCAGCTCCGGGAGCCGGCGCCAAGGACACCACGATCGCCGACCGCATCAGCGGCCTGGGGACGTCCGCGACGGGGCCGAGCAAGACGTGGTCGAGCTTCGTCACCGGGTTCGCGGTGGCCGTCGCCGGTGACCTGCAGCGCGCCGACATCGCCGACATGGGGGCGGTCGCCGCTGTGACCGCCCAGCAGTCGAACTCGTCCGTCGACGGCGACGAGGAGACGATCAACCTCCTGACCTACCAGACCGCGTACCAGGCCGCAGCCCGCGTGCTGACGGCAGTGGACGAGGCGCTGGACCTGCTGATCAACCGCACAGGCCTCGTCGGCCGCTGA
- the flgL gene encoding flagellar hook-associated protein FlgL, with amino-acid sequence MIGRITSSTMTQQSLRTLQTNLADRERLQNQAASQRAFRSPSEDPAAAATTLGVHGDQARVAQFARNISDGMAWVTTVDTALGASTDLLNRARDLTAQGANSGALSPTAREAIAQELETISAELLAKANTTVLGRSVFAGTSDAGGAFDPVTFAFNGSQGDGVRRRISDTETVRVDFDGAQAFGQGANSAFALLTDIAADLRSGAEVGGRLADIDDRLTEVVAARGATGARQVQLERASAQNRSTSVDLEARRAEVENVDSLEVLVRLQSAELVFQSALQVTAKSLQTNLLEFLR; translated from the coding sequence ATGATCGGTCGCATCACGAGCAGCACCATGACGCAGCAGTCGCTGCGGACGCTGCAGACCAACCTCGCCGACCGCGAGCGCCTGCAGAATCAGGCGGCGTCGCAGCGTGCGTTCCGCTCGCCGAGCGAGGACCCGGCCGCTGCGGCGACGACGCTCGGGGTGCACGGCGACCAGGCCCGCGTCGCGCAGTTCGCCCGCAACATCAGTGACGGGATGGCGTGGGTGACCACCGTCGACACCGCTCTCGGGGCGAGCACCGATCTGCTGAACCGCGCTCGCGACCTCACCGCGCAGGGCGCCAACTCCGGCGCGCTCAGCCCCACGGCCAGGGAGGCCATCGCGCAGGAGCTCGAGACCATCAGCGCCGAGCTCCTCGCGAAGGCCAACACGACGGTGCTCGGCCGAAGCGTGTTCGCGGGCACGAGCGATGCAGGGGGAGCGTTCGATCCGGTGACGTTCGCGTTCAACGGCAGCCAGGGGGACGGCGTGCGTCGACGGATCAGCGACACGGAGACCGTCCGCGTGGACTTCGACGGCGCGCAGGCGTTCGGGCAGGGGGCGAACAGTGCGTTCGCCCTCCTCACCGACATCGCGGCCGACCTCCGCAGCGGTGCCGAGGTGGGTGGCCGACTGGCTGACATCGACGACCGGCTGACGGAGGTCGTGGCAGCGCGTGGCGCCACCGGCGCACGTCAGGTGCAGCTCGAGCGCGCCTCGGCGCAGAATCGCTCGACCTCAGTCGACCTCGAAGCGCGCCGCGCCGAGGTCGAGAACGTCGACAGCCTCGAAGTGCTCGTGCGGCTGCAGTCGGCGGAGCTCGTGTTCCAATCCGCGCTGCAGGTGACGGCGAAGTCGCTGCAGACCAACCTCCTGGAGTTCCTGCGATGA
- a CDS encoding flagellar assembly protein FliW, protein MTAAAETMSRSVQFVSPMPGLAPYTAFTIEQLDGAAGLFALRAVDADVRLFLWDPLSADYPYSPDIPADVLADIGAPDQGAAGVFVVANPSAEGVHVNLRAPIVIHDESGRAVQVILDDQAHPIRALLGS, encoded by the coding sequence ATGACCGCCGCCGCTGAGACGATGAGCCGTTCCGTCCAGTTCGTCTCCCCGATGCCGGGGCTCGCGCCGTACACCGCCTTCACGATCGAGCAGCTCGACGGGGCGGCCGGACTGTTCGCCCTCCGAGCCGTGGATGCCGACGTGCGGCTGTTCCTGTGGGATCCGCTGTCCGCCGACTACCCCTACTCGCCCGACATCCCCGCCGACGTCCTCGCCGATATCGGTGCGCCCGATCAGGGCGCTGCCGGCGTCTTCGTCGTCGCGAACCCGTCGGCTGAGGGCGTGCACGTCAACCTCCGTGCCCCGATCGTCATCCACGACGAGAGCGGGCGCGCCGTACAGGTCATCCTCGATGACCAGGCCCATCCGATCCGCGCGCTGCTCGGCAGCTGA
- a CDS encoding HU family DNA-binding protein, translated as MSTSRTLETARVSKREFVQRFARRGGISVQAAQTAYNAMIDELLDLVGRGNTVTLTNFGKFYPQTHKGHRVQFAKQDGDAEVNDYTVLKFSATREVNRRVKVND; from the coding sequence ATGAGCACATCAAGGACGCTCGAGACCGCACGCGTCAGCAAGAGAGAGTTCGTGCAGAGGTTCGCGCGACGGGGCGGGATCTCGGTGCAGGCCGCTCAGACGGCGTACAACGCGATGATCGACGAGCTTCTCGACCTCGTCGGGCGGGGCAACACGGTGACTCTCACCAACTTCGGCAAGTTCTATCCGCAGACTCACAAGGGCCACCGCGTGCAGTTCGCGAAGCAGGACGGCGACGCCGAGGTGAACGATTACACGGTGCTGAAGTTCTCGGCGACCCGTGAAGTGAACAGACGCGTGAAGGTGAACGATTAG
- a CDS encoding sigma-70 family RNA polymerase sigma factor, translating to MPMRARNQLVVDHLHIVGAATAYVASRLTQVSRDDLASAGAYALVRAAEKFDATLGVPFGAFARGRINWALMDELRSMDWAPREVRARAKATTKVRETLSATLGRTPTVAEIASVMGVEPVEVREGLADAERMLLSLDAPDAPDVVWTGYLPEDLAIASERDEFLRRAVDALPERKRWIVRAVYFEDRTVREIAEELGVSHAAVSQQRAEAVRMLRDALQRHYEDEPHAVPEPVSRSSASVLDAYFERLTAGGQRFTRAILSHAVGV from the coding sequence ATGCCGATGCGCGCACGGAACCAGCTCGTGGTCGACCACCTGCACATCGTCGGAGCGGCGACCGCCTACGTCGCCTCCCGTCTCACGCAGGTCTCCCGTGACGACCTCGCCTCAGCCGGCGCGTATGCGCTGGTGCGAGCCGCCGAGAAGTTCGACGCCACCCTCGGGGTGCCGTTCGGGGCGTTCGCGAGAGGACGCATCAACTGGGCGCTCATGGACGAGCTGCGTTCGATGGACTGGGCGCCCCGCGAGGTGCGCGCCCGCGCGAAGGCCACCACGAAGGTGCGCGAGACGCTCTCCGCGACGCTCGGGCGCACGCCGACGGTGGCGGAGATCGCGTCGGTGATGGGGGTCGAGCCCGTCGAGGTGCGCGAGGGTCTCGCGGATGCCGAGCGCATGCTTCTGAGTCTCGACGCTCCCGACGCGCCGGATGTGGTGTGGACCGGATACCTGCCGGAAGACCTCGCGATCGCCTCCGAGCGCGACGAGTTCCTGCGTCGAGCGGTCGATGCGCTCCCCGAGCGCAAGCGGTGGATCGTGCGGGCGGTGTACTTCGAGGACCGCACCGTCAGAGAGATCGCCGAGGAGCTCGGAGTCTCACACGCCGCGGTCTCGCAGCAGCGCGCTGAGGCGGTGCGGATGCTGCGCGATGCGCTCCAGCGTCACTACGAGGACGAGCCGCATGCGGTCCCAGAACCCGTGTCGCGATCATCCGCATCCGTGCTCGACGCGTACTTCGAGCGTCTCACCGCCGGTGGGCAGCGCTTCACCAGGGCGATCCTGTCGCACGCCGTCGGCGTCTGA
- a CDS encoding AAA family ATPase, protein MTSTYIETGGHVRVYDDAVRTHQEFPLGTYRVHFTSKEGFSLIKVEDLTVGTERIYGGRERKVDKIFRSYALSDRSLGVMLSGDKGIGKTLFLRMVAEEAREQCLPVVIVSEDNDGIVEFLDTLDECLIIFDEFEKIFPAGRRGIADGSNRQNQFLSLFDGLSSVKRIYCLTVNDISDVSTYIVNRPGRFHYHMRFEYPGPDEVRQYLVDQAPNADPDEIENVALFSRRARLNYDHLRAIAFELEQADARFAEIVQDLNIKSVEPSTYRIEARFPDGKVWSEEVEMNLFERGDVGRTFELRNATRSLFASFVPKDLIFEPDGSIFVPIHKLDLLDDEDEEPEVYPTTVSLILVGQASYGFGL, encoded by the coding sequence GTGACGAGCACCTACATCGAGACCGGTGGGCACGTGCGGGTGTACGACGACGCTGTGCGTACGCATCAGGAGTTCCCGCTCGGGACGTACCGGGTGCACTTCACCTCGAAAGAGGGCTTCAGCCTGATCAAGGTCGAGGACCTCACCGTCGGCACCGAGCGGATCTACGGCGGTCGCGAGAGGAAGGTCGACAAGATCTTCCGCTCGTACGCTCTCTCCGATCGCAGCCTCGGAGTCATGCTCTCGGGCGACAAGGGCATCGGCAAGACGCTGTTCCTCCGGATGGTGGCCGAGGAGGCGCGCGAGCAGTGCCTGCCGGTCGTAATCGTGTCGGAGGACAACGACGGCATCGTGGAGTTCCTGGACACGCTCGACGAGTGCCTGATCATCTTCGACGAGTTCGAGAAGATCTTCCCCGCCGGTCGTCGCGGCATCGCCGACGGCAGCAATCGCCAGAACCAGTTCCTCTCGCTCTTCGACGGTCTCTCGTCCGTCAAGCGCATCTACTGCCTCACCGTGAACGACATCAGCGATGTGAGCACCTACATCGTCAACCGTCCTGGACGATTCCACTACCACATGCGCTTCGAGTACCCGGGGCCGGATGAGGTGCGCCAGTACCTGGTCGATCAGGCCCCGAACGCCGATCCGGACGAGATCGAGAACGTCGCGCTCTTCTCCCGACGAGCACGGCTGAACTACGACCATCTGCGCGCGATCGCCTTCGAGCTCGAGCAGGCGGATGCGCGGTTCGCCGAGATCGTCCAGGATCTGAACATCAAGTCCGTGGAACCGAGCACCTACCGCATCGAAGCGCGCTTCCCCGACGGCAAGGTCTGGTCGGAAGAGGTCGAGATGAACCTCTTCGAGCGTGGGGACGTCGGTCGCACATTCGAGCTGCGCAATGCGACCCGCTCACTGTTCGCGTCATTCGTGCCGAAGGATCTCATCTTCGAGCCGGACGGCAGCATCTTCGTCCCGATCCACAAGCTCGATCTGCTCGACGACGAGGACGAGGAGCCGGAGGTCTACCCGACGACGGTCAGCCTCATCCTGGTCGGCCAGGCGAGCTACGGCTTCGGGCTCTGA
- a CDS encoding zinc-ribbon domain-containing protein yields the protein MTESVQAWWARRQFSRGRDVPYEVGTYRSAWAAYPELVRQYHPELNHGITLSQVPLAADVLLCWECRVGHRFAATPTEQRERPGRVRRQSAWCPECSSLARPQPVVLGEARAIPRRPKSPTTLCTKTPDLATGEAFVSVCAPAPASAAEGRLRAALAGRMTLCLDANAVKVARPFFRHTEVWPDIVLPELRIAIEYDTVGRHGLEHVGKRQDADLRKDRALRAAGWEVIRLRTGRLEPLGPHDLTVSSVSVRTVDRLIDTLRDIRGPLLVDAYLRTE from the coding sequence GTGACCGAATCCGTGCAGGCCTGGTGGGCGAGACGCCAGTTCTCGCGTGGCCGCGACGTGCCGTACGAGGTTGGCACCTACCGCTCGGCCTGGGCGGCCTATCCAGAGCTGGTCCGCCAGTACCATCCCGAGCTCAATCACGGCATCACGCTGTCGCAGGTGCCACTCGCCGCCGACGTGCTGCTGTGCTGGGAGTGCAGGGTCGGCCACCGCTTCGCGGCGACCCCCACCGAACAGCGCGAACGCCCTGGGCGCGTCCGCCGTCAGTCCGCGTGGTGTCCCGAGTGCTCATCGCTCGCCCGCCCACAGCCGGTCGTACTCGGCGAGGCCCGCGCCATCCCGCGACGCCCGAAGTCACCGACGACGCTGTGCACCAAGACGCCGGATCTGGCCACCGGCGAGGCGTTCGTCAGCGTCTGCGCGCCGGCGCCGGCATCCGCCGCCGAGGGCCGCCTGCGCGCCGCGCTCGCCGGGCGCATGACCCTCTGCCTCGACGCGAACGCGGTCAAGGTCGCGCGCCCCTTCTTCCGACACACCGAGGTGTGGCCCGACATCGTGCTGCCCGAGCTCAGAATCGCGATCGAGTACGACACGGTCGGTCGTCACGGCCTGGAACACGTGGGGAAACGGCAGGACGCGGACCTCCGCAAGGACCGCGCGCTGCGGGCCGCGGGGTGGGAGGTCATCCGGCTGCGCACCGGTCGACTCGAGCCGCTGGGGCCGCACGACCTGACGGTCTCGTCGGTCTCGGTGCGCACGGTCGACCGGCTCATCGACACCCTGCGCGACATCAGGGGGCCGCTTCTGGTCGATGCGTATCTGCGCACGGAGTGA
- a CDS encoding TIGR01777 family oxidoreductase, producing MAQRIVISGASGLIGTALASSLRADGAEVTTLVRRPPRESSEVQWEPGERELDPDVLAGADAVVALGGASVGRLPWTRRYRRELVESRLTTTRTIATAVRALRDDAPALVSASAVGYYGSAPGETLTEDSLAGDTFLAQLCVRWEQEALRAGEHSRVALLRTAPIIHRKGVLKPLVQLTRFGVAGPIGPGTQIWPWISLDDEVRGIRHVIDAQLEGPVNFTGPTRASADDIGRALAQGMRRPFWLPVPAFALRLALSSAAADSLLLSDADVRPTVLEGSGFVFTHPTAQSAVDAAL from the coding sequence ATGGCGCAGCGGATCGTGATCAGCGGAGCATCCGGTTTGATAGGCACCGCGCTGGCCTCGTCGCTGCGTGCGGATGGGGCGGAGGTCACGACCCTCGTTCGGCGCCCGCCGCGCGAGAGCTCCGAGGTGCAGTGGGAGCCGGGGGAGCGAGAGCTCGATCCGGATGTCCTCGCCGGAGCGGATGCCGTCGTGGCCCTCGGCGGCGCGAGCGTGGGGCGCCTGCCCTGGACCCGCCGTTACCGGCGTGAGCTGGTCGAGTCCCGGCTGACGACGACGAGGACGATCGCCACGGCCGTGCGGGCACTGCGCGACGATGCCCCGGCTCTGGTGTCGGCGTCCGCGGTCGGATACTACGGATCGGCGCCGGGGGAGACTCTCACCGAGGATTCGCTGGCCGGCGACACGTTCCTCGCGCAGCTCTGCGTCCGGTGGGAGCAGGAGGCGCTGCGCGCCGGGGAGCACAGCAGAGTCGCGCTCCTGCGTACCGCGCCGATCATCCATCGGAAGGGCGTCCTGAAGCCGCTCGTGCAGCTCACCCGGTTCGGTGTCGCGGGGCCGATCGGGCCGGGAACGCAGATCTGGCCGTGGATCTCGCTCGACGACGAGGTGCGAGGCATCCGACACGTGATCGACGCGCAACTCGAAGGCCCGGTCAACTTCACGGGTCCCACCCGCGCGTCGGCCGATGACATCGGTCGGGCGCTGGCGCAGGGCATGCGGCGCCCGTTCTGGCTCCCGGTCCCCGCTTTCGCGCTCCGGCTCGCGCTCAGCTCTGCGGCGGCGGATTCCCTGCTGCTGTCGGACGCGGATGTGCGTCCGACGGTGCTGGAGGGCTCCGGGTTCGTCTTCACGCACCCGACCGCGCAGTCTGCGGTCGACGCGGCGCTCTGA
- a CDS encoding SDR family oxidoreductase, whose translation MNISGNTIFIPGATSGIGLALAQQLAARGNTVIVGGRRQELLTTIAAENPALDTVRIDTTDADSIRSAAATVLAKHPDLDVLVTMAGIMRVEDWTAPAGFLDTAEATVTTNLLGPIRLIAAFIEHLQTRPDATIMTVSSGLAFTPLRVTPTYNATKAAIHMLSESLRLQLADTTVQVLELEPPSVRTALMPGQETSDFAMPLDDFVTEVMQLIETQPEATEIQVENVKFLRYAEARGEYDQVVSTLNRRDPHGH comes from the coding sequence ATGAACATCAGCGGAAACACCATCTTCATCCCCGGGGCGACGAGCGGCATCGGCCTCGCTCTCGCCCAGCAGCTGGCCGCACGCGGCAACACCGTCATCGTGGGCGGCCGCAGGCAGGAGCTGCTGACCACGATCGCCGCCGAGAACCCCGCGCTGGACACCGTGCGGATCGACACGACGGATGCCGACAGCATCCGCTCCGCCGCCGCGACCGTGCTGGCGAAGCACCCCGATCTCGACGTCCTGGTCACGATGGCCGGCATCATGCGCGTCGAGGACTGGACCGCACCGGCCGGGTTCCTCGATACCGCCGAGGCGACGGTCACCACCAACCTGCTGGGACCGATCCGCCTGATCGCCGCATTCATCGAGCACCTGCAGACCCGCCCCGATGCGACGATCATGACGGTCTCCTCCGGCCTCGCCTTCACGCCGCTGCGGGTGACACCGACCTACAACGCTACGAAGGCGGCCATCCACATGCTCAGCGAATCGCTGCGGCTGCAGCTGGCGGACACGACAGTGCAGGTGCTCGAGCTGGAGCCCCCGTCGGTGCGCACCGCCCTGATGCCGGGGCAGGAGACCAGCGACTTCGCGATGCCGCTCGATGACTTCGTGACCGAGGTGATGCAGCTGATCGAGACGCAGCCGGAGGCCACCGAGATCCAGGTCGAGAACGTCAAGTTCCTGCGGTACGCCGAGGCCAGGGGCGAGTACGACCAGGTCGTCTCCACCCTCAACCGTCGCGACCCGCACGGACACTGA